In one Methylobacterium sp. SyP6R genomic region, the following are encoded:
- a CDS encoding SDR family NAD(P)-dependent oxidoreductase, with protein MLEPTGRVAMVSGASRGIGQAVAERLAQAGYRISAGLRDPRRAPAGWYAYRYDAEETGSTEAWTAATLAAFGRIDVLVNAAGINPMARFLDSDETAFDALIAVNVKGPMRVIRAAWPHLVASGSGRIVNIASLSGKRVRNENAGYAMAKAALVSLTQAVRREGWEHGLRATAFCPGFVETDMTAHVTKQPRDLMSQPDDVAAVIETLVRLPNTASIAELLLNCRHEDML; from the coding sequence ATGCTTGAGCCGACGGGACGGGTCGCGATGGTCTCGGGCGCCTCGCGCGGGATCGGGCAGGCGGTAGCCGAGAGGCTCGCCCAGGCCGGCTATCGGATCAGCGCCGGCCTGCGCGATCCGCGCCGTGCGCCGGCCGGATGGTATGCCTATCGCTACGACGCCGAGGAGACCGGCAGCACCGAGGCGTGGACCGCCGCGACGCTGGCGGCGTTCGGGCGGATCGACGTGCTGGTGAATGCCGCCGGCATCAACCCGATGGCCCGCTTCCTCGATTCCGACGAGACGGCGTTCGACGCGCTCATCGCCGTCAACGTCAAAGGGCCGATGCGGGTGATCCGGGCGGCCTGGCCGCACCTCGTCGCGTCCGGCAGCGGACGGATCGTCAACATCGCCTCGCTCTCGGGCAAGCGCGTGCGCAACGAGAATGCCGGTTACGCCATGGCGAAGGCGGCTTTGGTCAGCCTGACCCAGGCGGTTCGGCGCGAGGGCTGGGAGCACGGACTCCGGGCGACCGCCTTCTGCCCGGGCTTCGTCGAGACCGACATGACCGCCCACGTCACCAAGCAGCCGCGAGATTTGATGTCCCAGCCTGATGATGTCGCGGCGGTGATCGAGACGCTGGTGCGGTTGCCCAACACCGCGAGCATCGCCGAGTTGCTGCTCAACTGCCGGCACGAGGACATGCTGTGA
- a CDS encoding IclR family transcriptional regulator has product MSGAAETKPLDRSAPSRIAGLLRHLGESGTGGVRLSALAEASGLPAPTTLRLLRALVAEELVDFDPPTKTYRLGLGLFRLAAKAGNPLGLRDLARPALLRLTGALGETVFFLVRSGYDAVCIDRTAGPLPIRSFTGDIGGRVMLGLGQGAMAILAHLPADEQEAVIRYNLPRIRDVTSLDEAFLLTEIARTRDLGYCAAASGLIPGMAGLGVPILNADGHAVAALSVGSTVDRLAGERREAIAGMLRREATGIASRLNPFDETLRRAGAAMERPPRGEGA; this is encoded by the coding sequence ATGTCGGGTGCCGCCGAAACGAAACCGCTCGATCGATCCGCTCCTTCGCGAATCGCCGGGTTGCTGCGCCATCTCGGCGAGTCGGGCACTGGCGGCGTGCGGTTGAGCGCCCTCGCCGAAGCGAGCGGCCTGCCGGCGCCGACGACGTTGCGCCTGCTGCGGGCGCTCGTCGCCGAGGAACTGGTCGACTTCGATCCCCCGACGAAAACCTACCGGCTCGGCCTTGGATTGTTTCGCCTCGCCGCCAAGGCCGGCAACCCGCTGGGCCTGCGCGATCTCGCCCGCCCGGCCTTGTTGCGCCTGACAGGTGCGCTCGGCGAGACGGTCTTTTTCCTGGTGCGCAGCGGCTACGACGCCGTCTGCATCGACCGTACGGCCGGCCCATTGCCGATCCGCTCCTTCACCGGCGACATCGGCGGGCGGGTGATGCTCGGTCTCGGCCAGGGAGCGATGGCGATCCTGGCCCACCTGCCGGCGGACGAGCAGGAAGCTGTGATCCGCTATAATCTGCCGCGGATCCGCGACGTGACGAGCCTGGACGAGGCGTTCCTGCTCACCGAGATCGCCCGCACCCGGGATCTCGGCTATTGCGCCGCGGCATCTGGCCTGATTCCCGGCATGGCCGGGCTCGGTGTGCCGATCCTCAATGCCGATGGCCATGCAGTGGCGGCCCTGAGCGTCGGTAGCACGGTCGATCGCCTCGCCGGCGAGCGCCGCGAGGCCATCGCCGGCATGCTCCGGCGCGAGGCGACCGGGATCGCGTCTCGCCTCAACCCGTTCGACGAAACCCTGCGTCGGGCCGGCGCCGCGATGGAGCGCCCGCCGCGCGGCGAGGGGGCCTGA
- a CDS encoding FAD/NAD(P)-binding protein, producing the protein MRTTLPPIAVIGAGFSGTMAALHLSRLMPERPVLLCEKSSAFARGLAYATGCSDHLLNVRATNMSAFPDQPDHFSRWLEGCPLDGAAWTHSTPAGLFAARGLYGRYLTDLLLTALSKPGPGPLLMLENDEVVDLAPAETGFDLTLAAGRRRRVAGAVLACGNLRAPRGPRSRYVVDPWDDTPLDDLRPDLPLLIIGTGLTMVDAVAALRQRRFPGPILAVSRHGLLPQVHAATASWPAPAIPAAARQSLLGLLRFLREETRRAASAGIDWRGVIDSLRGDSVGLWRGLPLSEQRRFLRHLRAFWDVHRHRMAPPAAKIVGREFAEGGLTLMRARVVAIDDQAGHARVTVRERGVAAPQVVDVQRIIDASGVGRVVDTDDLLLRRLLSRGLVRPDALGLGLAVADDLAVLGQHGEAGRPLWTLGPLLRGTLWECTAVPDIRGQAAELARTVAKRLQSAATGVGRETA; encoded by the coding sequence ATGCGTACGACCCTTCCACCCATCGCGGTGATCGGCGCCGGATTCAGCGGTACCATGGCGGCTCTCCACCTGAGCCGGTTGATGCCGGAGCGTCCGGTTCTGCTATGCGAGAAGTCGAGCGCGTTTGCGCGCGGCCTCGCCTACGCGACAGGGTGCAGCGATCACCTGCTGAACGTCCGCGCCACCAACATGAGCGCATTCCCGGACCAGCCGGACCATTTTTCGCGGTGGCTTGAAGGCTGCCCCCTCGACGGAGCCGCGTGGACCCATTCAACGCCGGCCGGGCTGTTCGCGGCCCGCGGACTCTATGGCCGTTACCTCACCGACCTGCTGCTCACAGCCTTGTCCAAGCCTGGGCCGGGGCCCCTCCTGATGCTCGAGAACGACGAGGTCGTCGATCTTGCGCCGGCGGAGACCGGCTTCGATCTAACCCTTGCGGCCGGACGTCGGCGGCGCGTGGCCGGCGCAGTTCTGGCCTGCGGCAACCTGCGGGCCCCGCGCGGTCCTCGCAGCCGCTACGTGGTCGATCCCTGGGACGACACTCCGCTCGACGATCTACGGCCCGACCTGCCGTTGCTCATCATCGGGACCGGGCTGACCATGGTCGATGCCGTCGCGGCTCTGCGCCAGCGCCGCTTCCCTGGGCCGATCCTTGCCGTGTCACGCCACGGCTTGTTGCCGCAGGTCCATGCCGCGACTGCCTCATGGCCCGCGCCTGCGATCCCAGCCGCAGCGCGGCAGTCGCTCCTCGGGCTGCTGCGGTTCTTGCGCGAGGAGACGCGCCGTGCTGCGTCGGCCGGGATCGATTGGCGCGGAGTGATCGACTCTCTGCGAGGCGACAGCGTCGGCTTGTGGCGCGGCCTGCCGCTCTCCGAGCAGCGCCGCTTCCTGCGCCACCTGCGTGCCTTCTGGGACGTGCATCGCCACCGGATGGCACCGCCTGCAGCCAAGATCGTCGGTCGCGAGTTCGCGGAGGGCGGGCTGACGCTGATGCGCGCACGGGTGGTCGCGATCGACGACCAAGCCGGCCATGCTCGGGTCACGGTGCGCGAGCGCGGCGTTGCCGCTCCGCAGGTCGTCGACGTGCAGCGGATCATCGATGCGTCCGGCGTCGGACGCGTCGTGGATACCGACGACTTGCTCCTGCGCCGCCTGCTGAGCCGAGGGCTGGTCCGGCCTGACGCCCTTGGCCTCGGTCTCGCGGTGGCGGATGATCTCGCGGTGCTCGGCCAGCACGGCGAAGCGGGTCGACCGCTTTGGACCCTCGGTCCTCTGCTGCGCGGTACGCTGTGGGAATGCACGGCAGTGCCCGACATCCGCGGGCAGGCGGCCGAGCTCGCCCGGACGGTGGCGAAGCGACTACAGAGTGCAGCGACCGGAGTGGGCCGGGAGACGGCCTGA
- a CDS encoding 2-dehydro-3-deoxy-6-phosphogalactonate aldolase, whose product MDVTGWLSRCPLVAILRGVTPDEVEAIGEALVAEGVVILEVPLNSPEPVESVRRLAARLGDRALVGAGTFRREAEVEAVAAVGGRLLVTPHADPALVRAAKARGMVAMPGFLTPAEAFGLLDAGADALKLFPAEAGGPPMLKALRAVLPKGTPLLPVGGVDARSLPAWREAGASGYGCGSSLYKPGDTPDRVAAKAKTLIAAL is encoded by the coding sequence ATGGATGTGACGGGCTGGCTCTCGCGCTGCCCCCTGGTGGCGATCCTGCGCGGCGTGACGCCCGACGAGGTCGAGGCGATCGGCGAGGCGTTGGTGGCCGAGGGCGTCGTGATCCTCGAAGTGCCGCTGAACTCGCCCGAGCCGGTCGAGAGCGTGCGCCGTCTGGCGGCGCGCCTCGGCGACCGGGCGCTCGTCGGCGCCGGCACCTTCCGCCGCGAGGCCGAGGTCGAGGCGGTGGCGGCCGTCGGCGGTCGCCTGCTGGTGACGCCGCACGCCGATCCGGCCCTGGTGCGCGCCGCCAAGGCCCGCGGCATGGTGGCGATGCCGGGCTTCCTGACCCCGGCCGAGGCCTTCGGCCTGCTCGATGCCGGGGCCGACGCCCTCAAGCTGTTTCCGGCCGAGGCCGGCGGTCCGCCGATGCTGAAGGCCCTGCGGGCGGTGCTGCCGAAGGGCACGCCGCTGTTGCCCGTCGGCGGCGTCGATGCCCGCAGCCTGCCGGCCTGGCGCGAGGCCGGCGCCAGCGGCTACGGCTGCGGCTCCTCGCTCTACAAGCCCGGCGACACGCCCGATCGGGTCGCCGCGAAGGCCAAGACCCTGATCGCCGCACTCTGA
- a CDS encoding 2-dehydro-3-deoxygalactonokinase, with amino-acid sequence MIAVDWGTSSARAYRLAPDGAVLARRESAGGILRVPEGGFPAALTEMVGDWLAEGETRVLLSGMVGSRQGWQEAPYLACPAGLDELAGAVVPVPFAGATVRLVPGLSAEDAAGTPEVMRGEEVQVFGALAGRGEDALLCLPGSHAKWVRVARSRIAGFTTHMTGEAFAALSGHTILGRMMTGPAQVGPAFEAGVARAADEGGLLHHLFGTRTLGLLGRLAPEDAASYLSGLLIGHEVAAAMTKPALVHLVGSGPLMALYGRAIALEGGEAVTGDPDAAARGLALIGERIAWM; translated from the coding sequence ATGATCGCGGTGGATTGGGGAACGAGCAGCGCCCGCGCCTACCGGCTCGCGCCGGACGGTGCCGTTCTGGCGCGGCGCGAGAGCGCGGGCGGCATCCTGCGGGTGCCCGAAGGCGGCTTTCCGGCAGCGCTGACGGAGATGGTCGGCGACTGGCTGGCCGAGGGCGAGACCCGGGTGCTGCTCTCCGGCATGGTCGGCAGCCGCCAAGGCTGGCAGGAGGCGCCGTATCTCGCCTGTCCGGCGGGGCTCGACGAGCTGGCCGGCGCCGTCGTGCCGGTGCCGTTCGCGGGCGCCACCGTGCGGCTGGTCCCGGGCCTGAGCGCCGAGGATGCCGCGGGCACGCCCGAGGTGATGCGCGGCGAGGAAGTCCAGGTCTTCGGGGCGCTTGCCGGGCGGGGCGAGGACGCGTTGCTTTGCCTGCCCGGTAGCCATGCCAAGTGGGTGCGGGTCGCAAGGAGCCGCATCGCCGGCTTCACCACCCACATGACCGGCGAGGCCTTCGCGGCGCTCAGCGGTCACACGATCCTCGGCCGGATGATGACCGGGCCGGCGCAGGTGGGGCCGGCCTTCGAGGCGGGCGTCGCCCGCGCAGCGGACGAGGGCGGGCTGCTCCACCACCTGTTCGGCACCCGCACCCTCGGGCTGCTCGGCCGGCTCGCACCGGAGGATGCGGCGAGCTACCTGTCGGGCCTGCTGATCGGGCACGAGGTGGCGGCCGCCATGACGAAGCCGGCCCTCGTACACCTCGTGGGCTCAGGCCCGTTGATGGCGCTCTACGGCCGGGCGATCGCCCTCGAGGGTGGCGAGGCTGTCACGGGCGATCCGGATGCCGCCGCCCGCGGACTGGCGCTGATCGGGGAGAGAATCGCATGGATGTGA
- the hmgA gene encoding homogentisate 1,2-dioxygenase, with the protein MNSQAPSGLRPAATGSGLSPGYMSGFGNGFESEALPGALPVGRNSPQQCPYGLYAEQISGSPFTAPRTTNERSWLYRIRPTVMHWGAFRKVDAGLWRTAPAQEIELPPAPLRWDPVPIPAEPLSFVEGIRTMTTAGDAGSQAGMGAHVYVATRSMRDEYFYNADGETLVVPQEGGLRFRTEFGVIDVEPGEIVVIPRGVKFMVELLGGPVRGYVCENYGGAFTLPERGPIGANCLANQRDFLTPVASYEDRDAPGTMLVKWGGTLWAADIAHSPLDVVAWHGNYAPYKYDLRKFSPVGPILFDHADPSIFTVLTSPSETPGTANIDFVIFSDRWLVAENTFRPPWYHLNVMSEFMGLVYGVYDAKTGGGFRPGGASLHNTLLPHGPDVDAFEKASTTELKPHKLEGTLAFMFETRFPQKVSRFAAETPALQQDYGTYGRELVKHFDPTRPQVR; encoded by the coding sequence ATGAACAGCCAGGCGCCGTCCGGGCTTCGTCCCGCCGCCACCGGCTCCGGTCTCAGCCCCGGCTACATGTCGGGCTTCGGCAACGGCTTCGAGAGCGAGGCCCTGCCCGGCGCCCTGCCGGTCGGACGCAACTCGCCCCAACAATGCCCCTACGGCCTCTATGCCGAGCAGATCTCCGGCTCGCCGTTCACCGCGCCGCGCACCACCAACGAGCGTTCCTGGCTCTACCGCATCCGCCCGACCGTGATGCATTGGGGGGCGTTCCGGAAGGTCGATGCCGGTCTCTGGCGCACCGCCCCGGCCCAGGAGATCGAGTTGCCGCCGGCGCCTTTGCGCTGGGATCCGGTTCCGATCCCGGCCGAGCCGCTCTCCTTCGTCGAGGGCATCCGCACCATGACGACGGCCGGCGATGCGGGCAGCCAAGCCGGCATGGGCGCGCATGTGTATGTCGCGACCCGCTCGATGCGGGACGAGTACTTCTACAACGCCGACGGCGAGACGCTGGTGGTGCCGCAGGAGGGCGGTCTGCGCTTCCGCACCGAGTTCGGGGTGATCGACGTCGAGCCCGGCGAGATCGTGGTGATCCCGCGCGGCGTGAAATTCATGGTCGAGCTGCTGGGCGGCCCGGTCCGGGGCTATGTCTGCGAGAATTACGGCGGCGCCTTCACGTTGCCGGAGCGCGGTCCAATCGGTGCCAATTGCCTGGCCAACCAGCGCGACTTCCTCACGCCGGTGGCGTCTTACGAGGACCGCGACGCCCCCGGCACGATGCTGGTGAAGTGGGGCGGGACCCTGTGGGCGGCGGACATCGCCCATTCGCCCCTCGACGTGGTGGCCTGGCATGGCAACTATGCGCCCTACAAGTACGACCTGCGAAAATTCTCGCCGGTCGGACCGATCCTGTTCGATCACGCCGATCCGTCGATCTTCACGGTACTGACCTCACCCTCCGAGACGCCCGGCACCGCCAATATCGACTTCGTGATCTTCTCCGACCGCTGGCTGGTGGCGGAGAACACCTTCCGGCCGCCCTGGTACCACCTCAACGTGATGAGCGAGTTCATGGGGCTGGTCTACGGGGTCTACGACGCCAAGACCGGCGGCGGCTTCCGGCCGGGCGGCGCGTCGCTGCACAACACGCTGCTGCCGCACGGGCCGGATGTCGACGCGTTCGAGAAGGCCTCGACCACCGAGCTCAAGCCGCACAAGCTGGAGGGCACGCTGGCCTTCATGTTCGAGACGCGGTTTCCCCAGAAGGTCAGCCGCTTCGCCGCCGAGACCCCGGCCTTGCAACAGGATTACGGGACTTACGGGCGCGAGCTCGTGAAGCATTTCGACCCGACCCGGCCGCAGGTGCGGTGA
- the fahA gene encoding fumarylacetoacetase, which translates to MTMIDHTHDPAARSSVPGADGHPDFPIQNLPLGIFSREDGASTEGGSRRAGVAIGDQILDLAAVLAAGLLTGEAVRAVVAAESGDLAGMLALGAGPRRALRHQLFALLQADGPDRDRVPPLLHPAAACTLHLPARIGDYTDFFVGIHHATNTGKQFRPDQPLLPNYKHVPVGYHGRASSIRPSGVPVRRPHGQAKPPHLDAPVFGPSRRLDYELELGVWIGSGNDLGTPVPIGEAAGQVAGFCLLNDWSARDIQGWEYQPLGPFLGKSFATTISPWIVTPEALAPFRIAQAARPEGDPAPLPYLLDAADQDSGALDLDLEIWLSTAAAREAGASPHRVARSNARHMYWTVAQMIAHHTSGGCNLRPGDLLGTGTLSGPDPDSCGSLLETTQGGKTPIRLAPGEERRFLEDGDEVILTARGIREGFAPIGFGACRALVLPAS; encoded by the coding sequence ATGACCATGATCGATCACACCCACGACCCCGCCGCCCGCTCCTCGGTGCCCGGAGCCGACGGGCATCCCGACTTTCCGATTCAGAACCTGCCGCTCGGGATCTTCTCGCGGGAGGACGGCGCCTCGACCGAGGGTGGCTCCCGGCGAGCCGGCGTCGCGATCGGCGACCAGATCCTCGATCTCGCGGCGGTCCTGGCCGCCGGCCTCCTCACCGGCGAGGCGGTTCGGGCGGTGGTTGCGGCGGAATCCGGCGACCTCGCCGGGATGCTGGCCCTCGGCGCCGGCCCGCGCCGGGCCCTGCGCCACCAGCTCTTCGCGCTCCTGCAGGCGGATGGGCCCGACCGCGATCGGGTGCCGCCGCTCCTGCACCCGGCCGCCGCCTGCACGCTGCACCTGCCGGCGCGGATCGGCGACTACACCGACTTCTTCGTCGGCATCCACCACGCCACCAACACGGGCAAGCAGTTCCGGCCCGACCAGCCGTTACTGCCGAACTACAAGCACGTGCCGGTCGGCTATCACGGCCGCGCCTCCTCGATCCGGCCCTCCGGCGTCCCGGTGCGCCGGCCGCACGGCCAGGCGAAGCCCCCGCATCTCGACGCGCCGGTCTTCGGCCCGTCGCGCCGGCTCGATTACGAGCTGGAGCTCGGGGTGTGGATCGGGTCCGGCAACGACCTCGGGACACCGGTGCCGATCGGCGAGGCCGCCGGGCAGGTGGCGGGCTTCTGCCTGCTCAACGACTGGTCGGCCCGGGACATCCAGGGCTGGGAGTACCAGCCCCTCGGGCCGTTCCTCGGCAAGAGCTTCGCCACCACGATCTCGCCCTGGATCGTCACGCCGGAGGCGCTGGCGCCGTTCCGCATCGCCCAGGCCGCGCGGCCCGAGGGCGATCCCGCCCCCCTGCCCTACCTCCTCGACGCGGCCGACCAGGACAGCGGCGCCCTCGACCTCGACCTGGAGATCTGGCTCTCCACCGCGGCCGCCCGCGAGGCCGGCGCAAGTCCGCACCGGGTCGCGCGGTCCAACGCCCGCCACATGTACTGGACGGTGGCGCAGATGATCGCCCATCACACCAGCGGCGGCTGCAACCTGCGCCCGGGCGACCTTCTCGGCACCGGCACCCTGTCGGGCCCGGATCCGGATTCCTGCGGCAGCCTGCTCGAGACCACGCAGGGCGGCAAGACGCCGATCCGCCTCGCGCCCGGCGAGGAGCGCCGTTTCCTGGAGGATGGCGACGAGGTGATCCTGACGGCGCGAGGAATCCGCGAGGGCTTCGCGCCGATCGGCTTCGGTGCCTGCCGGGCTTTGGTGCTGCCCGCGTCGTGA
- a CDS encoding Rieske (2Fe-2S) protein, translating to MNWVPVADLAEFEASPVLAREAGGVALALYRIDGAVYATQGLCTHAGISLAGGEIVEGYIECPAHYGLFEIATGRAQGGPVCRDLATYPVRVEDGRVFVAVGPEE from the coding sequence GTGAACTGGGTCCCGGTCGCCGATCTCGCCGAGTTCGAGGCAAGCCCGGTGCTCGCCCGCGAGGCCGGCGGCGTCGCCCTCGCGCTCTACCGCATCGACGGCGCGGTCTACGCCACGCAAGGGCTCTGCACCCATGCCGGAATCAGCCTCGCCGGGGGCGAGATCGTCGAGGGCTACATCGAGTGCCCGGCCCATTACGGCCTGTTCGAGATCGCCACCGGCCGGGCGCAGGGCGGGCCGGTCTGTCGCGACCTCGCGACCTATCCGGTCCGGGTCGAGGATGGCCGGGTCTTCGTCGCGGTCGGGCCGGAGGAGTGA
- a CDS encoding 2-dehydropantoate 2-reductase: MADGTRQAGSVAVIGSGGIGGYLAGALERAGRDVTLCVRTPFDRLVVTDASGEREVPVRIVADPAEVGAADWVLVTTKAQDTASAEPWFRTLVGPRTRVVVVQNGVGQAERARPHLPPGVTVLPAIIYCSVERTAPGRITHHGSTKMTVPAGPDGAAFAELFSGTPFEITQEADFVTVAWRKLLSNAVVNPITALTLRRIVVFNDPAIRDLARGLMDEVIRVANAEGARLTDEDATRILDSYGRISGDGGSSMLYDRLAGRPLEHAHLTGAVVAAAERHGIAVPLNRAILALAGAASGQGLAGDR, from the coding sequence ATGGCGGACGGGACCAGGCAGGCGGGCAGCGTCGCGGTGATCGGGAGCGGCGGGATCGGCGGCTACCTGGCGGGAGCGCTGGAGCGGGCAGGGCGCGACGTGACCCTGTGCGTGCGCACGCCGTTCGACCGCCTCGTCGTCACCGACGCCTCGGGCGAGCGCGAGGTCCCGGTCCGCATCGTCGCCGATCCGGCGGAGGTCGGTGCCGCCGACTGGGTGCTGGTGACCACCAAGGCCCAGGACACCGCGAGTGCGGAGCCGTGGTTCCGCACCCTCGTCGGGCCCCGGACCCGGGTGGTGGTGGTGCAGAACGGCGTCGGCCAGGCGGAGCGGGCCCGTCCCCACCTGCCGCCGGGGGTCACGGTGCTGCCGGCGATCATCTACTGCTCGGTCGAGCGCACGGCGCCGGGCCGCATCACCCACCACGGCAGCACCAAGATGACCGTGCCGGCCGGCCCCGACGGTGCCGCCTTCGCGGAGCTGTTTTCCGGCACGCCGTTCGAGATCACGCAGGAAGCGGATTTCGTCACCGTCGCCTGGCGCAAGCTCCTGAGCAACGCGGTGGTCAATCCGATCACGGCGCTCACCTTGCGGCGCATCGTGGTCTTCAACGATCCGGCGATCCGGGACCTCGCCCGTGGCCTGATGGACGAGGTGATCCGGGTCGCCAATGCCGAGGGCGCCCGGCTCACCGACGAGGACGCGACCCGCATCCTCGACAGCTATGGGCGCATCAGCGGCGACGGCGGCAGCTCGATGCTCTACGACCGCCTCGCCGGACGCCCGCTGGAACACGCCCATCTGACCGGCGCCGTCGTCGCGGCGGCCGAGCGCCACGGGATCGCCGTGCCGCTCAACCGGGCGATCCTGGCGCTCGCCGGGGCGGCGAGCGGGCAGGGGCTGGCAGGGGACCGGTAG
- the zwf gene encoding glucose-6-phosphate dehydrogenase has product MTSHVPVEGHAASGNKPAPPCTIVIFGAGGDLTKRLLMPALYNLAGSRLLDDATAIWGVDHTDGSDENWRTNLSDTMESFTKDDTAEFHAKHIDPKAWGFVRDRLHYFKGDFLDPTTYQAIAKKIPGNAVFYLAVAARFFAPIVEHLGQAGLLKQSDHAFRRVVIEKPFGSDLASAQELNKRLLTVADESQLYRIDHFLGKETVQSIMAIRFANGMFEPIWRRDFVDHVQITAAETIGVEERGAFYEPTGALRDMVPNHLFQLLCMTAMEPPVSFDAEAVRTEKAKLVQAVRPVPPEDAVRGQYRAGTEQGHAVPSYRDEPHVAGDSRTETYAALKLTIDNWRWGGVPFYLRTGKRMTGRRTEIAVHFKPAPYRLFRDTPVDQIAPNILRIMVDPVQGMTTEFNAKVPGPSMRLGAVRSTFREGDFFPQEPNVGYETLIYDCLCGDATLFQRADNIEASWAAVDPLVKAWGAGGEPEPYESGSAGPKAADELLARDGRRWLPLDGD; this is encoded by the coding sequence ATGACGTCGCACGTCCCGGTGGAAGGGCATGCCGCTTCCGGCAACAAGCCGGCCCCGCCCTGCACGATCGTGATCTTCGGCGCCGGCGGCGACCTGACCAAGCGCCTTCTGATGCCGGCGCTCTACAACCTCGCCGGCAGCCGCCTCCTCGACGACGCGACCGCGATCTGGGGCGTGGACCACACCGACGGATCGGACGAGAACTGGCGAACGAACCTTTCCGACACGATGGAGTCCTTCACCAAGGACGACACGGCGGAGTTCCACGCCAAGCACATCGACCCGAAGGCCTGGGGTTTCGTGCGCGACCGGCTGCACTACTTCAAGGGCGACTTCCTCGACCCGACAACATATCAGGCGATTGCCAAGAAGATTCCCGGCAACGCGGTGTTCTACCTCGCGGTGGCGGCGCGGTTCTTCGCGCCGATCGTCGAGCATCTGGGCCAGGCGGGGCTCCTGAAGCAGTCCGACCACGCCTTTCGCCGGGTGGTGATCGAGAAGCCGTTCGGCAGCGACCTCGCCTCGGCGCAGGAGCTGAACAAGCGGCTGCTTACCGTCGCCGACGAATCGCAGCTCTACCGGATCGACCATTTCCTCGGAAAGGAGACGGTGCAGAGCATCATGGCGATCCGCTTCGCCAACGGGATGTTCGAGCCGATCTGGCGCCGCGATTTCGTCGACCACGTCCAGATCACCGCCGCCGAGACGATCGGCGTCGAGGAGCGCGGCGCCTTCTACGAGCCGACCGGGGCTTTGCGAGACATGGTGCCCAACCACCTGTTCCAGCTCCTGTGCATGACCGCGATGGAGCCGCCGGTCTCCTTCGACGCGGAAGCCGTGCGCACCGAGAAGGCGAAGCTCGTCCAGGCGGTGCGCCCGGTTCCGCCGGAGGATGCGGTGCGCGGCCAGTACCGCGCCGGCACCGAGCAGGGCCACGCCGTGCCGTCCTACCGGGACGAGCCGCATGTGGCTGGCGACAGCCGAACCGAGACCTACGCGGCCTTGAAGCTCACCATCGACAACTGGCGCTGGGGCGGGGTGCCGTTCTATCTCCGCACCGGCAAGCGGATGACCGGGCGGCGCACCGAGATCGCGGTGCATTTCAAGCCGGCGCCCTACCGGCTCTTCCGCGATACTCCGGTCGACCAGATCGCCCCCAACATCCTGCGGATCATGGTCGATCCGGTCCAGGGCATGACCACCGAGTTCAACGCCAAGGTGCCGGGGCCGTCGATGCGGCTCGGCGCCGTGCGCTCGACCTTCCGCGAGGGCGACTTCTTCCCCCAGGAGCCGAATGTCGGCTACGAGACCCTGATTTACGATTGCCTCTGCGGCGATGCCACCTTGTTCCAGCGCGCCGACAACATCGAGGCATCGTGGGCCGCCGTCGATCCGCTGGTGAAGGCGTGGGGGGCGGGCGGCGAGCCGGAGCCCTACGAATCCGGCAGCGCCGGCCCGAAGGCGGCCGACGAGCTGCTCGCCCGCGACGGCCGGCGCTGGCTGCCCCTGGACGGCGACTAA